From Leopardus geoffroyi isolate Oge1 chromosome B4, O.geoffroyi_Oge1_pat1.0, whole genome shotgun sequence, a single genomic window includes:
- the C1S gene encoding complement C1s subcomponent, producing the protein MNKLPEMRCVFLFSLLASVYAEPTMYGEILSPNYPQAYPNEVEKSWDIEVPEGYGIHLYFTHLDIELSENCAYDSVQIMSGDFEEGKLCGQRTSKSPNSPIVEEFQIPYNKLQVIFKSDFSNEERFTGFAAYYVAVDVNECTDFANAPCSHFCNNFMGGYYCSCPPEYFLHDDMKNCGVNCSGDVFTALIGEITSPNYPNPYPENSRCEYQVLLEEGYQVVVTVRREDFDVEPADSGGHCPDSLVFVARDKQFGPYCGNGFPGPLNIETRSNALNIIFQTDQTEQKRGWKLRYHGDPIPCPKDVTDNSVWEPEKAKYVFKDVVRITCLEGFEVVQGSVGSRSFYSTCQSDGKWSNSKLKCQPVDCGIPEPIQHGTVEDPEDTLFGSVIRYTCEEPYYYMENEESGEYRCAGNGSWVNELLGTELPKCVPVCGVPSKPFVGRQRIFGGSVADIQNFPWQVFFSDPRAGGALIDEYWVLTAAHVVERNHNPGMYVGSTSVLRSDLTKTKMLTAERVIIHPGWELLDDPESRKNFDNDIALVQLKEPVKMGPTVSPICLPGTSSEYNPSVGDLGLISGWGRTEKKDHVRQLRGAKLPIAPLERCREVKGENLKLDINAFVFTNNMICAGGQKGVDSCEGDSGGAFAVQIPSVETPKFYVAGLVSWGPQCGTYGIYTRVKNYVDWIKKTMQENSPPSMD; encoded by the exons ATGAACAAATTGCCAGAGATGCG GTGCGTCTTCCTGTTTTCCCTTTTGGCATCCGTTTATGCTGAGCCTACTATGTATGGGGAGATCCTGTCCCCTAACTATCCTCAGGCATACCCCAATGAGGTAGAGAAATCTTGGGATATAGAAGTTCCTGAAGGGTATGGGATCCACCTCTACTTCACCCATCTGGACATAGAGCTGTCGGAGAACTGCGCATATGACTCAGTGCAG ATAATGTCAGGAGACTTTGAAGAAGGGAAACTCTGTGGGCAGAGGACCAGCAAGAGTCCCAACTCTCCCATCGTGGAAGAGTTCCAAATCCCGTACAATAAACTCCAGGTGATCTTTAAGTCAGACTTCTCCAATGAAGAACGTTTCACCGGGTTTGCTGCCTACTATGTCGCTGTAG aTGTAAACGAGTGCACAGACTTTGCCAATGCTCCTTGTAGCCACTTCTGCAACAACTTCATGGGTGGTTATTACTGCTCCTGCCCCCCAGAATACTTCCTCCATGATGATATGAAGAATTGTGGAG TCAATTGCAGTGGGGATGTATTCACGGCACTGATTGGGGAGATCACAAGTCCCAATTATCCCAATCCATACCCAGAGAATTCAAGGTGTGAATATCAGGTCCTCTTGGAGGAGGGATACCAAGTGGTCGTGACTGTGCGGAGAGAAGATTTTGATGTGGAACCAGCTGATTCAGGGGGCCATTGCCCTGACAGCTTAGTT tttgttGCAAGAGACAAGCAATTTGGTCCTTACTGTGGTAATGGATTCCCTGGGCCACTAAATATTGAAACCAGGAGCAATGCTCTTAATATCATCTTCCAAACTGACCAAACAGAGCAAAAAAGGGGCTGGAAACTTCGTTACCATGGAGATC CAATCCCTTGTCCCAAAGACGTCACTGACAATTCTGTTTGGGAGCCTGAGAAAGCAAAATATGTGTTCAAAGATGTGGTGAGGATAACCTGCCTGGAAGGGTTTGAAGTCGTACAG GGAAGTGTTGGCTCGAGATCTTTCTATTCTACTTGTCAAAGTGATGGAAAGTGGAGTAATTCCAAACTGAAATGTCAAC CTGTGGACTGTGGAATTCCTGAACCCATTCAGCATGGTACAGTCGAAGATCCAGAAGATACTTTATTTGGTTCTGTCATTCGCTATACTTGTGAGGAGCCATATTACTacatggaaaatgaagaaagtg GGGAGTATCGCTGTGCTGGCAACGGGAGCTGGGTGAATGAGTTGCTGGGCACCGAGCTGCCAAAATGTGTTCCAG TCTGTGGTGTTCCCAGTAAGCCCTTTGTAGGAAGACAGAGGATATTTGGAGGATCTGTTGCAGATATTCAAAATTTCCCCTGGCAAGTCTTCTTTTCAGACCCACGGGCTGGTGGGGCTCTCATCGATGAGTACTGGGTGCTGACAGCCGCCCACGTCGTGGAGAGAAACCATAACCCAGGAATGTACGTTGGGTCCACCTCAGTACTCCGCTCAGATCTGACAAAAACCAAGATGCTTACTGCTGAGCGTGTGATTATTCATCCGGGTTGGGAATTGTTGGATGACCCAGAGTCACGGAAGAATTTTGACAATGACATTGCACTTGTGCAGCTGAAAGAGCCCGTGAAAATGGGACCCACTGTCTCCCCTATCTGCCTGCCAGGTACCTCCTCAGAATACAATCCCTCAGTGGGAGACCTGGGACTCATCTCAGGCTGGGGCCGAACGGAGAAAAAAGATCATGTGCGCCAGCTCAGAGGGGCAAAGTTACCCATTGCTCCCTTAGAAAGGTGCCGGGAGGTGAAAGGGGAAAATCTTAAACTGGATATAAATGCCTTCGTTTTCACTAATAACATGATCTGTGCTGGAGGACAGAAGGGTGTTGATAGCTGTGAAGGGGACAGTGGCGGAGCTTTTGCTGTACAGATCCCCAGTGTAGAGACCCCCAAATTCTATGTAGCTGGTCTGGTGTCCTGGGGCCCTCAGTGTGGAACCTATGGAATCTACACACGAGTAAAGAACTACgttgactggataaagaagacaaTGCAGGAAAATAGTCCCCCCAGTATGGACTAA